In the Drosophila gunungcola strain Sukarami unplaced genomic scaffold, Dgunungcola_SK_2 000001F, whole genome shotgun sequence genome, one interval contains:
- the LOC128262675 gene encoding uncharacterized protein LOC128262675, which translates to MEPTFISALLFSIFCHCIGLFYNPVEASTESTVFLIVAIMFLHKLKLKYDLNITQSVVGKILEVAFLCLTIQALLVSIWFPVFRALQFLVDAICQKLLNAVSYERAWIVEKVNHSAVTVVLLTMESTVLLKGFEIDDVRKLFGSKDDCLSPSVLSIVAKEEVKAYRREMKELEKQAFFRAARK; encoded by the coding sequence atggaaccCACTTTTATAAGTGCCCTGCTTTTTTCGATATTTTGCCATTGCATAGGCCTCTTTTACAATCCGGTGGAGGCCAGTACGGAATCAACTGTGTTTTTAATTGTCGCCATAATGTTCCTgcataaattgaaattgaagtaCGACCTAAATATCACTCAAAGTGTTGTGGGTAAAATCCTTGAGGTGGCGTTCCTTTGTCTAACAATACAAGCGCTATTGGTGTCCATTTGGTTCCCCGTCTTTCGAGCTCTGCAATTCCTGGTGGATGCAATCTGCCAGAAACTGCTCAATGCTGTGAGCTATGAGCGGGCTTGGATTGTGGAGAAAGTCAATCACTCGGCGGTGACAGTGGTTCTACTGACCATGGAATCGACGGTGCTACTCAAGGGTTTCGAGATCGACGATGTGCGGAAGTTGTTCGGCTCCAAGGACGATTGTCTCTCACCCAGTGTCCTTTCAATTGTGGCCAAGGAGGAGGTAAAAGCTTATCGACGGGAAATGAAAGAGTTGGAGAAACAGGCATTCTTTCGAGCTGCTAGGAAGTAA
- the LOC128262664 gene encoding uncharacterized protein LOC128262664, whose protein sequence is MMPISLRSRPIMKRRMSISGIRPLPNHAIEKIKQRNFPENLDMSNRSTDDGLRRPVGEMYGWNGNNSGGQLGLGRNAPPPPQNLDWGSSGPRRNPSPVGMYDRNLSTNMMGYGNFENQRNRGRESNEFIPNSYAEGIHGGREPERFVPNDNFPQPMGFRNIQDAIFRNEPLLGNQHSMNMNRDGGRENQQFRGRESNEFIQNSHPDKNPGVREPEHFMPNDTFQQGNQPMSFRNIQEPIFRNEPLMGNQHSRFDNHREFTNENFGNGGQLLEYRRTEPIRRTPELLSKVFTIAGFKMPYVSDVEGKLPQKESKSYAVRFFKRSPDYVIRLKKSKDVPIIQHIYNDMTHDMNFMDEESGGKDNATGFLSSRLRDNIGKEWTKVYRGRDYRSWDRWWQDFRNIDVDINEQLDKFDCFNVKYNFMAPAGILNATELIKRATIALTRNGNSYLGNMKMVFNLMDHTLLGNLDIQAVTQLQDIIRSVPNHLWIYKLRCMIYTWYSLSRVMKSKDTVDRNYQAILKEWNSPVIHWLAKQAFWELRNISKLEYPEYRDVYGKNSKEVKK, encoded by the exons ATGATGCCGATTTCGCTAAGGAGTAGGCCGATTATGAAACGT AGGATGAGTATAAGTGGAATTAGGCCTTTGCCTAACCATGCCATAGAGAAAATCAAGCAGCGCAATTTTCCTGAAAATCTCGATATGAGTAACCGTAGTACCGATGATGGACTTAGGCGTCCCGTGGGTGAAATGTATGGCTGGAATGGAAACAATTCTGGTGGACAATTGGGTTTGGGTCGCAATGCTCCTCCACCGCCGCAGAATCTCGACTGGGGTTCCTCCGGTCCCAGACGCAATCCCTCTCCCGTTGGCATGTATGATCGCAATTTGTCCACCAACATGATGGGCTATGGAAACTTTGAGAATCAACGGAACAGAGGTCGTGAATCCAATGAGTTTATTCCAAACTCGTATGCAGAGGGCATTCACGGAGGTCGTGAGCCCGAGCGTTTTGTTCCAAATGATAATTTTCCACAACCAATGGGTTTTCGAAACATTCAGGACGCAATATTTCGCAACGAACCGTTGCTGGGTAATCAACATTCCATGAATATGAACCGCGATGGGGGCCGTGAGAACCAACAGTTTAGGGGTCGTGAGTCCAATGAGTTTATTCAAAACTCGCATCCAGATAAGAACCCCGGAGTTCGTGAGCCAGAGCATTTTATGCCAAATGATACTTTTCAGCAAGGCAATCAGCCAATGAGTTTTCGAAACATTCAGGAACCAATATTTCGCAACGAACCGTTGATGGGTAATCAACATTCGAGATTTGATAATCATCGAGAGTTTACCAACGAAAATTTTGGAAACGGAGGACAGCTATTGGAATATCGCAGAACTGAGCCAATTCGCAGGACTCCGGAGTTATTGTCTAAGGTTTTTACAATTGCGGGATTTAAGATGCCCTATGTGAGTGATGTGGAGGGCAAGCTACCCCAAAAGGAATCAAAGTCCTATGCAGTGCGGTTCTTCAAGAGGTCTCCCGACTATGTCATTCGCTTGAAGAAATCCAAGGATGTGCCCATCATTCAGCACATTTACAACGACATGACCCATGATATGAATTTCATGGACGAGGAATCCGGCGGCAAGGACAATGCTACCGGTTTTCTGTCCAGTCGTTTGCGGGACAACATCGGCAAGGAGTGGACTAAGGTCTATCGGGGCAGAGACTATCGTAGCTGGGATCGTTGGTGGCAGGATTTCCGAAATATCGATGTAGACATAAACGAGCAGTTGGACAAGTTCGATTGCTTCAATGTGAAATACAACTTCATGGCACCGGCTGGGATTCTAAATGCCACTGAGCTGATCAAAAGGGCCACCATCGCTCTGACCAGGAATGGCAATAGTTATCTGGGAAATATGAAGATGGTGTTTAACCTAATGGACCACACTCTCCTCGGAAATCTGGACATACAGGCAGTGACTCAGCTGCAGGACATTATTCGCTCGGTGCCCAATCATTTGTGGATCTACAAGCTGCGCTGCATGATCTACACGTGGTACAGCTTAAGTCGGGTTATGAAGTCCAAAGACACCGTCGATAGGAACTACCAGGCAATCCTCAAGGAGTGGAACAGCCCCGTCATCCACTGGCTGGCCAAGCAGGCCTTCTGGGAGCTCCGAAATATCAGCAAGCTTGAGTATCCCGAATATCGCGATGTCTACGGCAAAAATAGCAAGGAAgtcaagaaataa
- the LOC128262666 gene encoding MKRN2 opposite strand protein, whose translation MLATTSTTTITSDPGILCFHHCNVKVFCFTLPHTCPHCNAPLDADADRDADADTNADAEPNAELDRSGPRLLPFRLPYPFVRATQYPCAIVLRPSTGDFLNDYSNATDLHIAVTTSGGDIVEFDRFGLRRHRRDDNPPEWRQSLMVGDVPEPWHDFWDEVLQQICAQTARWSIASYAEESHNCYAFVLAFLQALGHAHLSEAARSKTAFCEQCIVPRTTTAGKYISLYRKIRRSGIYVHRQQPKNRSKPKSATPSSSYSSDVCNGVGNSNSSKKVSKKGYSSSSIAGIAPRPRPTLCTIEE comes from the exons ATGTTGGCAACGACAAGTACAACCACAATTACCTCGGATCCGGGCATTCTCTGTTTTCATCACTGCAACGTGAAAGTTTTCTGCTTCACTTTGCCGCACACTTGTCCCCATTGCAATGCCCCACTGGACGCGGATGCGGATagggatgcggatgcggatacGAATGCGGATGCGGAACCAAATGCGGAACTAGACAGGAGCGGGCCTCGCCTCCTGCCCTTCCGCCTGCCATACCCTTTTGTGCGGGCCACACAGTATCCATGCGCAATTGTCCTCCGTCCCTCCACCGGCGATTTCCTTAA CGATTACAGCAACGCCACCGATTTGCATATCGCAGTGACCACGTCCGGCGGCGACATCGTGGAGTTCGATCGGTTCGGCCTGCGCCGCCATCGCCGGGATGATAATCCGCCGGAGTGGCGGCAGTCGCTGATGGTGGGCGATGTGCCGGAGCCGTGGCACGACTTCTGGGACGAGGTCCTGCAGCAG ATTTGCGCCCAAACGGCGCGGTGGTCCATCGCCAGTTACGCGGAGGAGAGCCACAACTGCTACGCCTTCGTCCTGGCCTTCCTGCAGGCCCTGGGTCACGCCCACTTGAGTGAGGCGGCCCGCAGCAAGACGGCCTTCTGTGAACAGTGCATCGTTCCCAGGACGACGACGGCGGGAAAGTATATCTCATTGTATCGGAAAATTCGCAGGAGTGGAATCTACGTTCATCGCCAGCAGCCCAAAAATCGCAGTAAGCCGAAATCGGCAACTCCATCAAGTTCCTATTCCTCTGATGTCTGCAATGGTGTTGGCAATAGCAACAGTAGCAAAAAGGTCTCAAAAAAAGGATACTCAAGCAGCAGTATTGCCGGAATCGCACCCCGCCCACGACCCACACTGTGCACCATCGAAGAGTGA
- the LOC128262677 gene encoding Golgi-associated plant pathogenesis-related protein 1, protein MSVEQFEQEVLKAHNTYRAKHGAPSLSLSPKLNQLASEWAQYLLSINRLEHRQNSGYGENIYMASGGNLEGTDAVRSWYEEIRYYNWNNPSFQGNTGHFTQLVWKSSTELGVGFAKRGNTIYVVCNYNPPGNYNNMFRENVDPPRQ, encoded by the exons atgagCGTTGAACAA TTTGAACAAGAAGTTCTTAAAGCCCACAATACATATAGGGCCAAGCATGGTGCTCCATCCTTAAGTCTCAGCCCAAAGTTAAATCAGTTGGCCTCCGAATGGGCCCAG TATTTGCTGTCAATAAATCGCTTGGAGCATCGCCAAAACAGCGGATATGGAGAGAATATCTACATGGCATCTGGGGGAAATTTAGAAGGCACCGATGCAGTTCGATCTTGGTACGAGGAGATTAGATACTACAATTGGAATAATCCTTCGTTTCAAGGAAACACAGGGCACTTCACTCAGTTGGTTTGGAAGAGTTCCACTGAGTTGGGCGTCGGATTTGCCAAAAG GGGAAATACTATCTATGTGGTGTGCAATTACAATCCCCCTGGCAACTACAACAACATGTTCAGGGAGAACGTAGATCCTCCAAGGcaataa